A region from the Sulfurospirillum oryzae genome encodes:
- a CDS encoding ribonucleotide-diphosphate reductase subunit beta, whose amino-acid sequence MERKKIYNPNSDESLNDRRVFGGNPHGILNFTKAKYTWALKLWDMMEANTWFPKEVDTTKDVIDYNRNLTDAEKRMYDLVWSQLISMDSFQTNNLTDNINPYITAPEINACLSRQSYEEANHSKSYAVMVEAICDNTDLIYEMEKHDEVLRRKNDYISSVYEELAGDVTDEKLVLAMFANQILEGIYFYSGFTAIYALARAGRMLGSAQMIRFIQRDEITHLLIFQNMINSVQKERPDLFTPELKAKVYDMFQKAGDLEIEWGKYITQNQIMGFTDDIIETYIHYLIDDRLSAVGFEKLYNAKHPIKWVDDFSKFNDQKTNFFEGNVSNYSKGSLSFDDF is encoded by the coding sequence GTGGAGCGCAAAAAAATCTATAACCCAAACTCAGATGAGAGCTTAAATGATCGCAGAGTCTTTGGCGGAAATCCACATGGAATTTTAAATTTTACCAAAGCAAAATACACTTGGGCACTCAAACTTTGGGATATGATGGAAGCCAATACATGGTTTCCAAAAGAGGTCGATACCACCAAAGATGTCATCGACTACAACCGTAATCTGACGGATGCTGAAAAGCGCATGTATGACCTTGTTTGGTCACAGCTTATTAGTATGGACAGCTTCCAAACCAACAACTTGACCGATAACATCAACCCTTATATCACAGCCCCAGAGATTAACGCGTGCCTTTCACGTCAATCGTATGAAGAGGCAAACCATTCTAAATCGTATGCCGTTATGGTCGAAGCGATTTGTGACAATACCGACCTCATTTATGAAATGGAAAAACACGATGAGGTTTTGCGTCGTAAAAATGACTATATTTCAAGCGTATACGAAGAGCTTGCAGGCGATGTTACCGATGAAAAACTTGTCCTTGCTATGTTTGCAAACCAAATTTTAGAAGGTATCTATTTTTACTCAGGCTTCACCGCGATTTACGCTCTTGCAAGAGCGGGAAGAATGCTTGGTAGTGCTCAGATGATCCGCTTTATTCAGCGCGATGAAATCACGCACCTTCTCATCTTTCAAAACATGATCAATTCTGTTCAAAAAGAGCGCCCAGATCTTTTCACACCTGAGCTTAAAGCCAAAGTGTATGATATGTTTCAAAAAGCCGGTGACCTTGAAATAGAGTGGGGTAAATACATCACGCAAAATCAAATTATGGGCTTTACCGATGACATCATTGAGACGTACATTCATTACCTCATTGACGACCGATTAAGCGCTGTAGGATTTGAAAAACTCTACAATGCCAAACATCCAATCAAATGGGTTGATGACTTTTCAAAATTTAACGATCAAAAAACAAACTTCTTTGAAGGCAATGTCTCAAATTACAGTAAAGGAAGTCTCTCATTCGATGACTTCTAA
- a CDS encoding CTP synthase — translation MSNHETKYIFITGGVLSSLGKGIAAASISTLLKNVGFKVSILKADPYINVDPGTMSPLEHGEVFVTDDGAETDLDLGHYERFLDENLTQANNFTTGRVYSAVIEKERRGDYLGKTIQVIPHIVDEIANRIKEAGRGKDILIVEIGGTVGDIEGLPFLEAIRSLKSELGKRRAMNIHLTLVPFIKAAGELKTKPTQHSVQELRRIGITPDMLICRSEYPLPKELKNKLAFSCGVERNSVIECLDATTIYQVPLSFLKENILAPISETLDLGDLTPHMDEWDLLVKRVIAPRDELMIAFVGKYLDLKESYKSLTESLIHAGAHLNAKVKIRWVDSEVIEEKGCEDILSDVDGILVAGGFGERGVVGKMAAIRYAREHQIPYLGICLGMQLAMIEFARNVLHIEDANSAEFNPTCKNPIIYLIDSFMDASGQKQLRTFQSPLGGTMRLGGYECETKPDSLLRSVYDGAKVIRERHRHRYEANPAYREAFEKAGLIVSGESNGLIEAVELKGHPWFLGVQFHPEFTSRLTNPNKTIVGFAKAALTQRQNG, via the coding sequence ATGTCCAATCACGAAACAAAGTATATTTTTATTACTGGAGGCGTTTTAAGCTCTCTTGGTAAAGGCATAGCAGCGGCGAGTATCTCTACACTTTTAAAAAATGTTGGCTTTAAAGTCAGTATTCTCAAGGCAGATCCTTACATCAACGTAGACCCAGGTACGATGAGTCCCTTGGAGCACGGAGAGGTTTTTGTAACCGATGATGGTGCAGAGACAGATCTTGATCTTGGGCATTATGAGCGCTTTTTAGATGAAAATCTAACCCAAGCCAACAATTTCACAACAGGGCGCGTTTACTCTGCGGTTATCGAAAAAGAACGCCGTGGTGATTATCTTGGTAAAACGATTCAAGTGATTCCTCACATCGTTGATGAGATTGCCAATCGTATCAAAGAAGCAGGACGTGGTAAAGATATTTTAATTGTAGAGATTGGTGGAACCGTTGGCGACATCGAAGGTTTGCCTTTTTTAGAAGCCATTCGTTCTCTTAAAAGTGAACTCGGCAAGCGCAGAGCGATGAACATTCATCTTACCCTTGTACCTTTTATCAAAGCTGCAGGGGAACTTAAAACCAAACCAACACAACACTCTGTTCAAGAGCTTCGTCGTATTGGTATAACGCCAGATATGCTTATTTGTCGTTCAGAATACCCACTTCCAAAAGAGCTTAAAAATAAACTTGCTTTTTCGTGTGGTGTTGAACGTAATTCGGTTATTGAGTGTTTGGATGCGACCACGATTTATCAAGTGCCCCTTAGTTTCTTAAAAGAAAACATTTTAGCGCCGATTTCTGAGACGCTTGATCTTGGAGATTTGACACCGCACATGGACGAGTGGGATCTTTTAGTGAAACGTGTTATTGCTCCACGTGATGAGTTAATGATCGCTTTTGTAGGTAAATACCTTGACCTTAAAGAATCTTATAAATCACTCACAGAGTCCTTAATTCATGCGGGCGCACATCTTAATGCGAAAGTGAAAATTCGCTGGGTTGACTCAGAAGTCATTGAAGAAAAAGGTTGCGAAGATATTCTCTCTGATGTCGATGGTATTTTGGTTGCTGGTGGTTTTGGCGAACGTGGCGTTGTCGGTAAAATGGCAGCCATTCGTTATGCAAGAGAACATCAAATTCCTTACCTTGGAATCTGTCTTGGAATGCAGCTTGCGATGATTGAATTTGCACGTAACGTGCTTCACATTGAAGATGCGAATTCGGCTGAATTTAATCCTACATGTAAAAACCCAATTATCTATTTGATCGACTCTTTTATGGATGCAAGTGGTCAGAAACAACTGCGTACATTCCAAAGCCCACTTGGCGGTACGATGCGTTTGGGTGGCTATGAGTGTGAGACAAAACCAGACTCATTGTTACGATCAGTCTATGATGGTGCTAAAGTAATCCGCGAACGTCACCGCCACCGATACGAAGCCAATCCAGCGTATCGTGAAGCTTTTGAGAAAGCGGGCCTTATCGTTAGTGGCGAAAGCAATGGCCTGATCGAAGCGGTGGAGCTTAAAGGGCATCCATGGTTTTTAGGTGTTCAGTTTCACCCTGAGTTTACCTCTCGTTTAACAAACCCTAACAAAACCATTGTAGGCTTTGCTAAAGCGGCTTTAACACAACGCCAAAATGGTTAA
- a CDS encoding anaerobic ribonucleoside-triphosphate reductase activating protein — MNTKNELNLLRDAAINKPIHSITKFTTLDYPHHLASIFWFAKCNMTCPYCYNPQIVRDNGTISLEAALQFLQSRKGLLDSVVLSGGECTLYPHLETFCETIKALDYKIKIDTNGSNPTLLATLIEKGLVDYIALDYKAPKQKYESMTHYRHFERFEQSLKMLIQSHFPFEARTTLHSDLLTPNDINTIIEDLHVKGYQGTYYLQNYLHVEPTLGATKMQQNQFDLSQLTPLVPIELRNF; from the coding sequence GTGAACACAAAGAACGAACTCAATTTGTTGAGAGATGCTGCCATAAATAAACCAATCCATAGCATTACCAAATTTACGACGCTAGATTATCCGCATCATCTAGCGTCTATTTTTTGGTTTGCTAAGTGCAATATGACATGCCCTTATTGCTATAATCCTCAAATCGTACGAGATAATGGAACCATTAGCCTCGAAGCTGCCCTTCAATTTTTACAAAGCCGCAAAGGCCTTCTTGATAGTGTTGTTTTAAGCGGTGGAGAGTGTACACTTTACCCTCATCTTGAAACATTCTGTGAAACTATTAAAGCCTTAGACTATAAAATCAAAATTGACACCAATGGCTCTAATCCAACACTACTCGCTACTTTGATTGAAAAAGGGCTTGTGGATTACATTGCACTTGATTATAAAGCCCCTAAACAGAAGTATGAAAGCATGACACATTACCGCCATTTTGAACGCTTTGAGCAAAGCTTAAAGATGCTGATTCAAAGCCATTTTCCTTTTGAAGCTCGCACCACACTGCACAGTGATTTACTCACGCCAAATGACATCAATACTATCATTGAAGATTTACATGTAAAGGGCTATCAAGGTACCTATTACCTCCAAAATTATTTACATGTAGAACCCACCCTTGGCGCAACAAAAATGCAACAAAATCAGTTTGATTTGAGCCAACTAACCCCTCTTGTGCCCATAGAATTAAGAAATTTTTGA
- a CDS encoding protein-L-isoaspartate(D-aspartate) O-methyltransferase has product MPQTAHFNTKIRFQKHKKMADEIAKICPISPNVYDAFCQSERELFVPQGMSMHAYKLDALPLVANQWISSPLTVAKMTEALTCKGADSVLEIGCGSGYQALILSKIIRRVFTIERIERLLKEARERFKTLGITNIHTRFDDGQNGWREFAPYDRILFSASTPEVPQKLFEQLKVGGILVAPIEKGDKQIITRFIKTEEGIRKETIGDCLFVPVKDGREF; this is encoded by the coding sequence ATGCCGCAAACGGCTCACTTTAACACCAAAATACGTTTCCAAAAACATAAAAAAATGGCAGATGAAATTGCCAAAATATGTCCTATTAGTCCCAATGTCTATGATGCTTTTTGCCAGAGTGAGCGTGAGCTCTTTGTGCCACAAGGCATGAGTATGCATGCTTATAAACTCGATGCTCTCCCACTTGTTGCCAACCAATGGATCAGCTCACCGTTAACCGTAGCCAAAATGACCGAAGCGCTTACATGTAAAGGTGCGGACAGTGTTTTAGAGATCGGTTGTGGAAGTGGTTACCAAGCGCTTATTTTAAGTAAAATTATCCGCAGAGTCTTTACTATTGAACGCATTGAACGCCTTCTGAAAGAAGCACGTGAGCGCTTTAAAACGTTAGGCATTACCAACATACACACGCGCTTTGACGATGGTCAAAATGGCTGGAGAGAGTTTGCTCCCTATGATCGCATCCTTTTTTCAGCTTCAACGCCGGAAGTGCCTCAAAAACTCTTTGAACAGTTAAAAGTAGGGGGAATTTTGGTAGCACCCATTGAAAAGGGCGATAAACAGATTATTACCCGTTTTATTAAAACAGAAGAGGGGATACGCAAAGAGACAATCGGTGATTGCCTCTTTGTACCTGTTAAAGACGGAAGAGAGTTTTAA
- a CDS encoding ribonucleoside triphosphate reductase, with the protein MLTKVLKRDGTTEEFQPYKIEDAIKKAFKSEGVTYDESIFKEILKRIEKKRVAAVEDFQDMIEQELYKTRYFDVMRSFILYRHTHKMQREHIYGLNEDTTYVNSSQTIEEYIGKSDWRIKANSNTGYSNAGLVNNTAGKVIANYWLDKIYSKEEGLAHRNGDYHIHDLDCLTAYCAGWSLRVLLDEGFNGVRGRVESRPPMHFREALGQMANFLGILQSEWAGAQAFSSFDTYLAPYAFKDKISYKEIKKAIRSFIYNLNVPARWGQSPFTNITIDWTVPKDLADQIPTSSQRHLFKEINDAELLDEAKKRGVNSLEAMTYKHFQKEMNLINKAYYEVMTEGDKTGQPFTFPIPTVNITEDFDWDGENTELLFENTAKIGSSYFQNFIGSQYVRDADGKLIENPKAYKPGHVRSMCCRLQLDLRELLKRGGGLFGSAEMTGSIGVVTLNMARLGYLYKGNKKELMARFEYLMDLAKSTLEKKRVFVQEMYNRGLYPYTARYLPGFNSHFSTIGVNGINEMIRNFTEDKHNIADDYGMEFAHEILEFMRNKMVAYQEETGNLYNLEATPAEGTTYRFAKEDKKRYPEIIQAGSGKNVYYTNSSQLPANFTDDPFEALDLQDDLQCSYTGGTVLHLYMKERISSSEACKKLVKNVITNYRMPYLTITPVFSVCEKHGYISGEHEFCPKCDEELVEQYKKGEAS; encoded by the coding sequence ATGCTAACCAAAGTACTCAAACGCGACGGCACTACAGAAGAATTTCAACCTTACAAGATCGAAGATGCCATTAAAAAAGCATTCAAAAGCGAAGGTGTAACGTACGACGAAAGTATCTTTAAAGAGATTCTCAAACGTATTGAGAAAAAGCGGGTAGCAGCGGTCGAAGACTTCCAAGATATGATCGAACAAGAGCTTTATAAAACACGTTATTTTGACGTTATGCGCTCATTTATTCTCTATCGTCATACGCATAAAATGCAGCGTGAGCACATCTACGGGCTTAATGAAGATACAACCTACGTCAATTCAAGCCAAACGATTGAAGAGTATATTGGTAAAAGTGACTGGAGAATTAAAGCAAACTCCAACACGGGTTATTCCAATGCAGGTCTTGTTAACAACACCGCTGGAAAAGTGATCGCCAACTACTGGCTCGATAAAATTTACTCCAAAGAAGAGGGTTTAGCGCACAGAAATGGCGACTATCATATCCATGATTTGGACTGTTTAACCGCTTATTGTGCTGGCTGGAGTCTTCGAGTACTTTTGGATGAAGGTTTTAATGGTGTAAGGGGTCGCGTTGAAAGCCGTCCTCCAATGCATTTTAGAGAAGCACTCGGACAAATGGCAAATTTTTTAGGAATTTTACAAAGCGAGTGGGCAGGTGCACAAGCGTTTAGCTCTTTCGATACCTACTTAGCACCGTATGCATTTAAAGATAAAATCTCCTACAAAGAGATTAAAAAAGCAATCCGTAGCTTTATTTACAACTTAAATGTGCCCGCACGTTGGGGACAAAGCCCGTTTACCAACATTACCATTGACTGGACTGTGCCTAAAGACTTAGCCGATCAGATTCCAACGTCAAGCCAACGTCACCTCTTCAAAGAGATCAATGATGCTGAACTTCTTGATGAGGCAAAAAAACGTGGTGTCAATTCTCTTGAAGCTATGACCTATAAGCATTTCCAAAAAGAGATGAATCTCATCAATAAAGCTTACTACGAGGTGATGACCGAAGGTGATAAAACGGGGCAACCCTTTACATTTCCAATTCCTACGGTTAACATCACCGAAGATTTTGATTGGGATGGTGAAAATACCGAATTACTCTTTGAAAATACGGCAAAAATTGGCTCTTCTTATTTCCAAAACTTTATCGGAAGCCAATATGTCAGAGATGCCGATGGCAAGCTTATCGAAAACCCAAAGGCCTATAAACCAGGTCATGTTCGCTCAATGTGCTGTCGTTTACAACTCGATCTTAGAGAGCTTTTAAAACGTGGTGGTGGACTTTTCGGAAGCGCAGAGATGACAGGAAGCATTGGTGTTGTCACCCTCAATATGGCACGTCTTGGCTATCTTTATAAAGGTAATAAAAAAGAGTTGATGGCGCGTTTTGAATACTTGATGGATCTTGCAAAATCAACGCTAGAGAAAAAACGTGTTTTTGTTCAAGAGATGTATAACCGTGGACTTTACCCTTATACGGCTCGTTATTTACCAGGATTTAACAGCCATTTCTCCACTATCGGAGTCAACGGTATCAATGAAATGATCCGCAATTTTACAGAAGACAAGCACAATATTGCCGATGATTATGGAATGGAATTTGCTCACGAAATATTAGAATTTATGCGCAATAAAATGGTCGCTTATCAAGAAGAGACAGGCAATCTCTACAACCTTGAAGCAACCCCAGCAGAGGGTACAACATACCGTTTTGCGAAAGAAGATAAAAAACGCTACCCTGAGATCATCCAAGCAGGATCAGGAAAAAATGTTTATTACACCAATTCCTCTCAACTTCCTGCGAATTTTACCGATGATCCTTTTGAAGCATTAGATCTTCAAGATGATCTTCAATGCTCCTATACAGGTGGAACCGTACTGCATCTTTACATGAAAGAACGCATTAGTTCAAGTGAAGCGTGTAAAAAGTTGGTCAAAAATGTGATTACCAACTACCGTATGCCATACCTTACGATCACACCAGTCTTTTCGGTGTGTGAGAAACATGGCTACATTAGTGGTGAGCATGAATTTTGCCCAAAATGTGACGAAGAACTAGTCGAACAATACAAAAAAGGAGAAGCATCATGA
- the recJ gene encoding single-stranded-DNA-specific exonuclease RecJ produces MVKVLTKEEIKRILQSRFENDECTRLNEIPKPSSLKDIARASKRIASAMRNGERIAIVGDYDVDGVISSVILSQFFDDLGVDYSLIIPNRFTDGYGLNPDIVAKLDVHVIITVDNGISAIEAAQICKEQGIDLIITDHHSIPSVLPDAYAIVNPKQEDCAFPHCEICGAQVAWYLVAALKEELGVEYDLSSFLDLLCIAIMADMMELVGMNRVMVKKGIVELNRSPRAAFEAIKQYFGKATLEGDDISFLIAPLINSSGRMEDAIFSYEFLKSKNVDDALQKLDYIVSLNEARKEEERLLFEATLPYVKEAENIIVAWGEEWHEGIVGIVASRLSKRFKKPAIVFSIRDERAKGSARGIGDVDILELIRSQEEILLGYGGHKGAAGVSIEIKHLEQFRTNLEKASSQFTQEVLEADNDLLGEITADQIDFELLEILENQEPYGQKNPKPSFLLRNIAVKVDRLIGKDGQHLKLILQEGNNALEALFFNYDVKAKQGDRIDILFTVSRNDYRGLVTPQLLIKQIVKKY; encoded by the coding sequence ATGGTTAAGGTACTGACCAAAGAGGAGATAAAACGGATTCTTCAAAGCAGGTTCGAGAATGACGAGTGTACCCGTTTAAATGAAATTCCTAAGCCCTCCTCTTTAAAAGATATTGCACGTGCTTCAAAACGCATTGCATCGGCAATGCGTAACGGTGAGCGTATTGCCATTGTCGGTGATTATGATGTTGATGGTGTAATCTCTTCGGTTATTTTAAGCCAATTTTTTGATGATCTAGGGGTTGATTACTCCTTGATTATTCCTAACCGTTTTACCGATGGCTATGGCTTAAATCCAGACATTGTCGCAAAGCTTGATGTGCATGTGATTATCACCGTAGATAACGGCATCTCTGCCATTGAAGCAGCTCAGATTTGCAAAGAACAAGGGATTGATTTGATCATTACCGATCACCATAGCATTCCTTCTGTTTTGCCTGATGCGTATGCTATTGTCAATCCGAAACAAGAAGATTGTGCTTTTCCTCATTGTGAAATTTGTGGGGCGCAAGTCGCATGGTATTTAGTCGCAGCGCTCAAAGAAGAGCTAGGCGTTGAATATGACCTCTCCAGCTTCTTAGACCTACTTTGTATCGCCATTATGGCAGATATGATGGAACTTGTGGGCATGAATCGTGTGATGGTTAAAAAAGGCATAGTTGAACTTAATCGCTCTCCACGTGCTGCTTTTGAGGCGATAAAACAGTACTTTGGTAAAGCAACTTTAGAGGGAGATGATATTTCTTTTTTAATTGCTCCTTTGATTAACAGCTCTGGGCGCATGGAAGATGCTATCTTCTCTTATGAATTTTTGAAGTCAAAAAATGTGGATGATGCTCTACAAAAACTTGATTATATTGTCTCTTTGAATGAAGCGCGCAAAGAAGAAGAGCGTCTTTTGTTTGAAGCAACGCTTCCTTACGTCAAAGAGGCTGAAAATATCATCGTGGCATGGGGTGAAGAGTGGCATGAGGGTATCGTCGGGATTGTCGCTTCACGGCTTTCTAAACGCTTTAAAAAGCCTGCTATTGTCTTCTCTATTCGAGATGAAAGAGCCAAGGGGAGTGCGAGGGGCATAGGCGATGTGGATATTTTAGAGTTGATTCGCTCTCAAGAAGAGATTTTACTAGGCTACGGCGGTCATAAAGGCGCTGCGGGTGTTTCCATTGAGATTAAACATTTGGAGCAATTTCGCACCAATTTAGAAAAAGCTTCAAGCCAATTTACCCAAGAAGTTTTAGAAGCTGATAATGATCTTTTGGGCGAGATTACTGCCGATCAGATTGATTTTGAACTTTTGGAAATTTTGGAAAACCAAGAGCCTTATGGGCAAAAAAACCCAAAACCAAGCTTTTTGTTACGAAACATTGCTGTGAAGGTTGATCGTTTGATTGGCAAAGATGGGCAACATTTAAAACTCATTTTACAAGAGGGGAATAATGCTCTTGAAGCGCTTTTCTTCAACTACGATGTGAAAGCTAAACAAGGGGATCGCATTGATATACTCTTTACGGTTTCACGTAACGATTATCGAGGGCTTGTTACACCACAACTGTTAATTAAGCAAATTGTTAAAAAGTATTAA
- the galU gene encoding UTP--glucose-1-phosphate uridylyltransferase GalU produces MSSISKYSKINSLKSVKKCLFPAAGYGTRFLPATKAMPKEMLPVLTKPLIQYGVEEAVSAGIDTMAIVTGRGKRAIEDHFDVSYELEHQIKGTSKESYLTEIRNLIDNCTFSYTRQVEMKGLGHAILTGKTLIGDEPFAVILADDLCDNNDDDPVLKQMVEVYEKYRCCVVAIEEVPKEDTNKYGVIDGKIVDGNESVLRVSNMVEKPDPKDAPTNLAIIGRYILTPEIFEVIENTKPGKGGEIQITDALLELARQGKVIAYKFTGRRFDCGSIEGFVEATNYFHDKVK; encoded by the coding sequence TTGTCAAGTATCTCAAAATATAGCAAAATCAATAGTCTAAAATCTGTTAAAAAATGTCTTTTCCCTGCGGCTGGGTACGGTACAAGATTTTTACCAGCAACCAAAGCGATGCCTAAAGAGATGTTACCTGTTCTTACTAAACCATTGATCCAATATGGTGTTGAAGAAGCCGTAAGTGCTGGTATTGATACGATGGCAATCGTCACAGGTCGCGGTAAACGTGCCATTGAGGATCACTTCGATGTCAGTTATGAGCTAGAGCACCAAATCAAAGGAACTTCAAAAGAGAGTTACCTTACAGAAATTCGTAATCTTATCGATAATTGTACTTTTAGTTATACCAGACAAGTTGAGATGAAGGGCTTGGGACATGCGATTCTTACCGGTAAAACATTGATTGGTGATGAACCATTTGCCGTTATTTTGGCAGATGACTTATGTGACAATAACGATGACGATCCCGTACTTAAACAGATGGTCGAAGTGTATGAAAAATACCGCTGTTGTGTTGTTGCCATTGAAGAAGTTCCTAAAGAAGATACAAACAAATATGGTGTCATTGATGGCAAAATTGTTGATGGCAATGAGTCAGTTCTTCGTGTTTCAAACATGGTTGAAAAACCAGATCCAAAAGATGCGCCAACCAATTTAGCCATCATCGGTCGTTATATTTTAACGCCTGAGATTTTTGAAGTGATTGAAAATACAAAACCTGGCAAAGGTGGTGAAATTCAGATTACCGATGCGCTTTTAGAACTCGCGCGCCAAGGTAAAGTTATTGCGTATAAATTTACCGGAAGACGTTTTGACTGTGGCTCTATTGAGGGCTTTGTTGAAGCAACCAATTACTTCCACGATAAAGTAAAATAG
- a CDS encoding carbon-nitrogen hydrolase family protein, which produces MTSKPMLCALQFPYEGRCFEENFATLQALLEQTPPNSIVLAPELCLSAYSYDKMEEAAEFSSMILPDLAKLSTCKTFGLTLIEKTDTGYVNNFKLFHHGELIYTRAKSKLFTLGEEENYFSSGNTEEISIIDVDGIKIAVLICFELRFPSLWEQIKGADLILVPAYWGKLRKKHFEVLTTALAIANQAYVLCANGADESMAKGSAIISPFGDVTIDDSSRLIMHAFDLHEIKKMRRYLDIGLNHNAANGSL; this is translated from the coding sequence ATGACTTCTAAACCGATGCTCTGTGCTTTACAATTTCCCTATGAAGGGCGATGCTTTGAGGAGAATTTTGCAACCTTGCAAGCTTTGCTTGAGCAAACACCTCCAAATAGCATTGTTTTAGCACCAGAGCTCTGTTTAAGCGCTTACAGTTACGATAAAATGGAAGAGGCCGCAGAATTTTCTTCCATGATACTCCCCGACCTTGCAAAACTTTCTACATGTAAAACATTTGGGCTTACTTTAATCGAAAAAACAGATACAGGATATGTGAATAACTTCAAACTTTTTCATCATGGTGAACTTATCTATACACGTGCCAAATCAAAACTGTTCACTTTAGGCGAAGAAGAAAACTACTTTAGCTCAGGAAATACGGAAGAAATCAGTATCATTGATGTTGATGGAATAAAAATTGCTGTACTTATCTGCTTTGAACTTCGCTTTCCAAGCCTTTGGGAGCAAATCAAAGGAGCCGATCTGATTTTAGTACCTGCATACTGGGGCAAACTTCGCAAAAAACACTTTGAAGTGCTTACGACGGCATTGGCAATCGCCAATCAAGCGTATGTACTGTGTGCGAATGGCGCCGATGAAAGTATGGCTAAAGGTAGTGCGATTATTTCTCCTTTTGGTGACGTTACCATCGATGACAGTAGCAGACTTATAATGCACGCTTTTGATCTTCATGAGATCAAAAAAATGCGACGATATCTTGACATAGGATTAAACCATAATGCCGCAAACGGCTCACTTTAA
- the nrdD gene encoding anaerobic ribonucleoside-triphosphate reductase, translated as MSKTEILEKLREKRTKCIVYTRVMGYHRPVESFNVGKTGEHKERTQFVERCCHK; from the coding sequence ATGAGTAAAACGGAGATTTTAGAGAAATTAAGAGAAAAACGTACCAAATGTATCGTTTACACCCGTGTTATGGGTTACCATAGACCTGTAGAAAGTTTTAATGTTGGAAAAACAGGTGAACACAAAGAACGAACTCAATTTGTTGAGAGATGCTGCCATAAATAA